A stretch of Mya arenaria isolate MELC-2E11 chromosome 14, ASM2691426v1 DNA encodes these proteins:
- the LOC128216720 gene encoding uncharacterized protein LOC128216720 isoform X2, which translates to MKKTLFILAVLGVLCVTVRAEEDDATVELDMGKSRDGSRTDDEVVGREEEAIKLDGLNVAQMKELRDKAEKHAFQAEVNRMMKLIINSLYKNKEIFLRELISNASDALDKIRFLSLTDKSALSATDELSIKIKADKDNHVLHVIDTGVGMTKNDLVNNLGTIAKSGTSEFLTKLGDASSSVQMNDLIGQFGVGFYASFLVADRVIVTSKHNDDEQYVWESDSNEFSVSKDPRGNTLGRGTQISLHLKEEAHEFLEEGSLKSLVQKYSQFINFNIYLWESKTEEVEEPLDEDEAEEAEADKEEDEDDDEAEVEEEKEDDKPKTKKVSKTVWDWVLVNNVKPIWTRKPSDVEDSEYNEFYKSIGKHSDEPLAKIHFTAEGEVTFKSILFVPKTSPSDMFQNYGKKMEGIKMYVRRVFITEDFEDMMPKYLSFVNGVVDSDDLPLNVSRETLQQHKLLKVIKKKLVRKTLDMIKKIEGEDYDKFWKEYSTNIKLGVIEDHSNRTRLAKLLKFFTSNSDTEQTSLADYIERMKEKQEHIYFMAGTSRGEVEKSPFVERLLKKGYEVLYLTEPVDEYCIQSLPEFEGKKFQNVAKEGVKIDQSEKAKEYKEGLEKDFEPLMKWLKESALKDQIEKAVISERLTESPCALVASQYGWSGNMERIMKAQAYAKSQDPSQQYYATQKKTLEINPRHPLIKELKTRIEANEEDDTAKDLAYVMFETATLRSGFNVPDSAAFATRIEKMLRHAMDVDLNAKVEEEPVFEEEEEAADDDEDNEEVDADGEDADAEKETCTFCKRKLMGMWSSSDTKDSDGDGIPDHLDPDDDNDGIPDTEEAGQCDGDDCKNIDTDGDGIPDWMEKDTDGDGIPDYLDDDDDNDGIPDSEDEDSDGDGIPDWKEKDTDGDGIPDYLDDDDDNDGIPDDQDNDADGDGIPDYLEKDTDGDGIPDYLDDDIDGDGIPNDQDDDDDNDGIPDDKEDSDGDGIPDVLDSDDDGDGIPDDQEKDTDGDGIPDYLDDDDDGDGIPDDKEQDSDGDGIPDDLDEDDDGDGIPDDQEDSDGDGIPDILEKDSDGDGIPDWKEKDTDGDGIPDYLDNDIDGDGIPNEEDDDIDGDGILNEEDDDNYDYERANYLEKDTDGDGIPDYLDDDIDGDGIPNEEDDDDDGDGIPDNLEDSDGDGIPDSIDNDDDNDGIPDEKELDSDGDGIPDYLDDDDDNDGIPDELDDDDDGDGIPDYQQRDTDGDGIPDYLDDDIDGDGIPNEDDDDIDGDGIKNDKDIDSGGQRTGKFKDTDGDGIPDYLDDDIDGDGIPNDIDDDIDGDGTPNDQDDDDDGDGIPDDKEKDTDGDGIPDYLDDDIDGDGIPNDKDDDVDGDGIPNNLDLDSDGDGIPDWKEKDTDGDGIPDYLDDDIDGDGIPNDDDDDVDGDGIPNDLDNDDDGDGIPDYMEQDSDGDGIPDWKEKDTDGDGIPDYLDDDIDGDGIPNEQDDDIDGDGIKNEQDDDDDGDGIPDWMETDSDGDGIPDWKEKDTDGDGIPDYLDDDIDGDGIPNDEDDDIDGDGIPNDRDDDDDGDGIPDWQEKDTDGDGIPDYLDDDIDGDGIPNELDDDDDGDGILDSMEDSDGDGIPDWKEKDTDGDGIPDYLDDDIDGDGIPNDKDDDDDGDGIPDSNEIDANGDGIPDWKQQDTDGDGIPDYLDDDIDGDGIPNEKDDDIDGDGIPNSEDDDDDGDGIPDSKEKDTDGDGIPDYLDDDIDGDGIPNDQDNDIDGDGIANDKDDDDNGNGIPDYLEKDTDGDGIPDYLDDDIDGDGIPNNEDDDDDGDGISDLMEKDSDGDGIPDWKEKDTDGDGIPDYLDDDIDGDGIPNNQDDDDDGDGIPDWKEKDTDGDGIPDYLDDDIDGDGIPNNQDDDDDGDGIPDWKEKDTDGDGIPDYLDDDIDGDGIPNNQDDDDDGDGIPDWKEKDTDGDGIPDYLDDDIDGDGIPNNQDDDDDGDGIPDWKEKDTDGDGIPDYLDEDIDGDGIPNDQDEDVDGDGIPNDQDDDGDGIPDWMEKDSDGDGIPDWKEKDTDGDGIPDYLDDDIDGDGIPNNQDDDIDGDGIPNEQDDDDDGDGIPDYLEKDTDGDGIPDYLDDDIDGDGIPNDEDDDDDGDGISDENELDSDGDGIPDYLDEDDDGDGIPDWKEIDTDGDGIPDYLDEDDDNDGIPDELDDDDDGDGIPDNKEDADGDGIPDNKEKGQKRNLKQANDNDHDDNDDDNDEKNGGGKSLFGKIVGSIKNLFLSEDDDDTRKKVMKNIPKAKINKQQANIIKKNKNSKIKHQTTLKDEHVHEEEIDLFDLVKSTIFGKDDDDENTSGSNQKKSRN; encoded by the exons attttcCTGAGAGAATTGATCTCCAACGCCTCTGATGCCCTCGATAAAATCCGATTCCTTTCGCTCACAGATAAATCGGCACTTTCTGCAACAGATGAACTTAGTATCAAAATTAAG GCTGACAAAGACAACCATGTTCTACATGTTATTGACACTGGCGTGGGTATGACCAAAAATGACCTGGTTAATAACCTTGGTACCATCGCAAAATCAGGAACCAGTGAATTCCTTACGAAACTTGGGGATGCTTCATCTTCTGTTCAGATGAACGACCTTATCGGACAGTTTGGTGTTGGATTCTACGCATCTTTCCTCG TTGCTGACCGTGTGATTGTGACGTCCAAGCATAATGATGATGAGCAGTACGTTTGGGAGTCTGACTCCAATGAATTCAGTGTCAGCAAAGACCCACGTGGCAACACTCTCGGACGTGGAACACAGATCAG TCTTCACCTGAAGGAAGAGGCCCATGAGTTCCTTGAAGAGGGAAGCCTTAAGTCTCTGGTACAGAAGTACAGTCAGTTCATTAACTTCAACATCTACCTCTGGGAGAGTAAG ACCGAGGAAGTTGAAGAGCCACTTGACGAGGATGAAGCAGAAGAAGCAGAGGCTGACAAAGAAGaggatgaagatgatgatgaggCTGAGGTGGAAGAGGAGAAGGAAGACGATAAGCCGAAAACCAAGAAAGTCTCCAAGACTGTTTGGGACTGGGTTCTTGTCAACAATGTGAAACCCATCTGGACCAGAAA ACCAAGTGATGTTGAAGATTCAGAATACAACGAGTTCTACAAGTCCATCGGCAAGCATTCTGACGAGCCCCTGGCCAAGATCCACTTCACAGCAGAGGGAGAGGTGACCTTCAAATCCATCCTTTTTGTGCCAAAGACCAGCCCAAGTGACATGTTCCAAAACTACGGGAAAAAGATGGAGGGTATTAAG ATGTACGTCCGGCGTGTTTTCATCACAGAAGATTTCGAAGACATGATGCCCAAGTACTTGTCGTTCGTTAATGGCGTAGTTGACTCTGACGATCTTCCGCTGAATGTTTCCCGCGAGACTCTTCAACAACACAAGCTTCTGAAGGTGATCAAGAAGAAGCTGGTTCGCAAGACCCTTGATATGATAAAAAAGATTGAGGGTGAAGACTATGATAAGTTCTGGAAGGAGTACTCTACAAA CATCAAGCTTGGAGTCATTGAAGACCACTCTAACAGGACTCGTCTTGCCAAGCTGCTCAAATTCTTCACTTCCAACTCTGACACCGAACAGACCTCACTGGCGGACTACATCGAAAGAATGAAGGAAAAGCAGGAACATATCTACTTCATGGCCGGTACCAGCCGTGGCGAG GTTGAGAAATCCCCGTTCGTTGAGCGACTCCTGAAGAAGGGATATGAAGTCCTGTATCTGACAGAACCAGTCGATGAATACTGCATCCAATCTCTACCCGAGTTTGAGGGCAAGAAATTCCAGAATGTTGCGAAAGAGGGAGTCAAAATCGACCAGTCAGAAAAGGCAAAGGAATACAAAGAAGGGTTGGAGAAGGACTTTGAGCCCCTTATGAAGTGGCTGAAAGAAAGTGCTCTCAAGGATCAG ATTGAGAAGGCCGTAATTTCAGAAAGGTTGACAGAATCTCCATGTGCTCTTGTTGCCAGCCAGTACGGTTGGTCTGGAAACATGGAACGCATCATGAAGGCCCAGGCATATGCCAAGTCACAGGACCCATCACAACA GTACTATGCTACTCAGAAGAAAACATTAGAAATCAACCCAAGACATCCATTGATAAAGGAACTTAAAACAAGAATAGAA GCAAATGAGGAGGATGATACAGCGAAGGACTTGGCATATGTGATGTTCGAGACTGCCACCTTACGCTCGGGATTCAATGTTCCTGATTCTGCAGCTTTCGCCACAAGAATCGAGAAAATGTTACGACATGCCATGGATGTCGATTTGAATGCTAAg GTTGAAGAGGAGCCAGTTTTTGAGGAGGAGGAAGAAGCCGCCGACGATGATGAAGACAATGAAGAAGTGGATGCCGACGGGGAGGATGCTGATGCAGAGAAG GAAACGTGCACTTTCTGCAAAAGGAAACTCATGGGCATGTGGAGCAGTTCTGATACAAAGGATTCCgatggagatggtattcctgaTCATCTTGACCCGGACGATGACAATGATGGCATTCCCGATACAGAGGAGGCAGGGCAATGCGACGGAGACGATTGTAAGAATATTGACACCGACGGTGATGGTATACCAGACTGGATGGAAAAAGATACAGATGGCGACGGCATTCCTGATTATcttgatgacgatgatgacaatgatggcATTCCTGACAGTGAAGACGAAGATTCCGACGGTGACGGAATACCTGACTGGAAAGAAAAAGACACAGACGGTGATGGTATTCCCGACTATcttgacgatgacgatgacaaTGATGGCATTCCTGACGACCAAGACAACGACGCTGATGGTGATGGAATACCTGATTATCTAGAAAAGGATACAGATGGAGACGGTATCCCTGACTACCTTGATGACGATATTGATGGTGATGGTATTCCAAATGATCAGGACGATGACGACGACAATGATGGAATTCCAGATGACAAAGAAGATTCCGATGGAGACGGAATACCAGATGTTTTAGACAGCGACGATGACGGTGACGGTATTCCCGATGATCAAGAAAAGGATACGGACGGAGATGGAATACCGGATTATcttgacgatgatgatgatggcgatggCATTCCAGATGACAAAGAACAAGATTCAGACGGAGATGGAATCCCTGACGACCTTGACGAAGATGACGACGGGGATGGCATTCCTGATGACCAGGAAGATAGCGATGGTGATGGTATACCTGATATCCTTGAAAAAGATTCGGATGGGGATGGAATTCCTGATTGGAAGGAAAAGGACACCGATGGAGATGGGATTCCTGATTATCTTGACAACGATATTGATGGTGATGGCATTCCTAATGAAGAGGATGATGATATAGATGGAGATGGAATTTTGAATGAGGAAGATGACGATAATTATGATTATGAAAGAGCAAATTATCTTGAAAAAGACACTGATGGCGATGGAATACCAGACTATCTTGATGATGATATAGACGGAGATGGAATTCCTAACGAGgaagatgatgatgacgacggcGATGGAATTCCCGACAATCTGGAAGACTCAGATGGTGACGGAATACCGGACTCCATTGATAATGACGACGACAATGACGGTATTCCAGATGAAAAGGAACTCGATTCAGATGGAGACGGAATTCCTGACTACCTAGATGATGACGATGACAATGATGGCATACCGGATGAACtagatgatgacgatgatggcGATGGTATTCCGGATTATCAACAAAGGGATACCGACGGAGATGGTATCCCAGACTATCTGGATGATGATATTGATGGTGATGGAATACCAAATGAAGATGATGACGATATTGACGGCGATGGAATCAAAAACGATAAAGATATCGATTCTGGTGGGCAACGAACTGGCAAATTTAAAGATACAGACGGAGATGGTATACCTGATTATTTAGACGACGATATTGATGGCGACGGTATACCAAACGATATTGATGACGATATTGACGGTGATGGAACACCAAATGATCAGGACGATGATGACGACGGAGATGGTATTCCTGACGATAAAGAGAAAGATACAGACGGCGATGGTATCCCCGATTACCTTGATGATGACATTGATGGGGATGGTATTCCAAATGACAAAGACGATGACGTCGACGGAGACGGTATACCGAATAACTTAGATTTGGATTCAGATGGCGATGGTATTCCAGATTGGAAAGAAAAAGATACAGATGGCGACGGAATCCCTGATTACCTGGATGATGACATAGATGGGGATGGTATACCgaatgatgacgacgatgatgtTGATGGTGACGGTATTCCAAATGATCTTGATAATGACGATGATGGAGATGGGATACCTGACTATATGGAACAGGATTCCGATGGTGATGGAATTCCGGATTGGAAAGAGAAGGATACGGATGGTGACGGAATTCCAGATTATCTTGATGATGATATCGATGGCGATGGTATTCCGAACGAACAAGATGATGATATTGACGGCGACGGCATTAAAAATGAGCaagacgacgacgatgatgggGATGGCATTCCTGATTGGATGGAAACAGATTCTGATGGTGATGGAATTCCCGACTGGAAAGAAAAAGACACTGACGGAGATGGTATTCCAGATTATTTGGATGACGATATAGATGGGGATGGAATTCCAAATGATGAAGACGATGACATCGACGGTGATGGAATTCCCAATGACCgagacgatgatgatgatggtgatggtatTCCCGATTGGCAGGAAAAGGACACTGACGGAGACGGAATACCAGATTATCTTGACGACGATATTGATGGCGATGGTATTCCAAATGAATTGGATGACGATGATGACGGAGATGGTATTTTGGATTCAATGGAAGATTCCGATGGTGATGGAATACCGGACTGGAAAGAAAAGGACACTGACGGAGACGGGATACCAGATTATCTTGATGACGACATAGATGGAGATGGTATTCCAAATGATAAggatgacgacgacgatggtGATGGGATTCCTGACAGCAATGAAATAGACGCAAATGGTGATGGCATCCCGGATTGGAAACAACAAGATACAGATGGCGATGGTATCCCTGACTATCTTGATGATGACATTGATGGTGACGGTATCCCAAATGAAAAGGACGATGATATTGATGGCGACGGGATTCCAAACAGTGaagatgatgacgatgatgggGATGGAATACCTGATTCGAAAGAGAAAGATACCGATGGCGATGGTATTCCCGATTATCTTGATGATGATATCGACGGTGATGGTATTCCCAACGATCAAGACAACGATATAGATGGAGATGGTATTGCAAACGACAAggacgatgatgataatggcaATGGTATACCGGATTACCTGGAAAAGGACACCGATGGTGACGGGATTCCAGATTATTTAGATGATGACATCGACGGCGATGGAATCCCAAATAATGaggatgatgacgatgatggcGATGGTATTTCGGATCTTATGGAAAAAGATTCTGATGGTGACGGCATTCCAGATTGGAAGGAAAAGGATACCGATGGCGATGGAATCCCTGACTACCTTGATGATGATATTGACGGAGATGGCATTCCAAATAATCAAGATGACGACGATGACGGTGACGGCATTCCAGACTGGAAAGAAAAGGATACCGATGGTGATGGAATCCCTGACTACCTTGATGATGATATTGACGGAGATGGCATTCCGAATAATCAAGATGACGACGATGACGGTGACGGCATTCCAGACTGGAAAGAAAAAGATACCGATGGTGATGGAATTCCTGACTACCTTGATGATGATATTGACGGAGATGGCATTCCAAATAATCAAGATGACGACGATGACGGTGACGGCATTCCAGACTGGAAAGAAAAGGATACCGATGGTGATGGAATTCCTGACTACCTTGATGATGATATTGACGGAGATGGCATTCCAAATAATCAAGATGACGACGATGACGGTGACGGCATTCCTGACTGGAAAGAAAAGGATACTGATGGTGACGGAATCCCCGACTACCTAGATGAGGATATTGATGGCGATGGTATTCCAAATGACCAAGATGAAGATGTTGATGGTGATGGCATTCCAAATGATCAAGATGACGATGGTGACGGCATTCCAGATTGGATGGAAAAGGATTCGGATGGTGACGGAATTCCCGACTGGAAAGAAAAGGATACTGATGGCGACGGTATTCCTGACTATCTCGACGATGACATCGATGGCGATGGCATTCCAAATAATCAAGATGATGATATTGATGGTGATGGCATCCCTAACGAGCAAGACGACGATGATGACGGAGACGGTATACCTGATTATCTAGAAAAGGATACGGACGGTGATGGGATTCCAGATTATTTAGATGACGATATTGATGGTGATGGAATTCCaaatgatgaggatgatgacgatgatggaGATGGTATCAGTGATGAAAATGAATTAGATTCGGATGGAGATGGTATTCCCGATTATTTGGACgaagatgatgatggtgatggaaTTCCAGACTGGAAAGAAATCGACACAGATGGAGATGGAATTCCCGACTATCTTGATGaagatgatgacaatgatggaATACCTGACGAActtgacgatgatgatgacggtgATGGTATTCCAGACAATAAAGAAGATGCAGATGGTGATGGAATACCAGATAACAAGGAAAAGGGCCAAAAACGGAACTTAAAGCAAGCAAATGATAATGATCATGATGACAAtgacgatgataatgatgaaaaGAATGGAGGTGGTAAGAGTTTATTTGGAAAAATTGTAGGAAGCATTAAAAACTTGTTTCTTtctgaagatgatgatgatacgCGGAAAAAGGTAATGAAAAACATTCCAAAAgccaaaattaataaacaacaagctaatataataaagaaaaataaaaacagcaaaattaAGCATCAAACTACCTTAAAAGATGAACATGTGCACGAAGAGGAAATAGATTTATTTGATCTTGTTAAATCAACGATATTTGGTAAAGATGATGACGACGAGAATACATCCGGAAGCAATCAAAAGAAGTCTAGGAATTAA